Genomic window (Magnolia sinica isolate HGM2019 chromosome 6, MsV1, whole genome shotgun sequence):
ttaaaaaatgttcTCATGTTCCTCTAAATATTCTGTTAGAAGTCACTCCAGCTATGAAATCTAACTTTTTCAAACACTGCTATATTCTATGTAGATTCTCATCATGTTTTATGTGGACCATTCACCATTTATGCAAAATCCTGTCGGCATGCTTTgacaaaaacaaaaatacataaaggtgTATATAgcatgtgtttggttgcaccaaatatcacatatcatgaaatttcatgatacttggtgcaaaatatcatgacatCCATGATAATTGTTGCACGGGTGTTTTGCGAGACTGCCTAATCAGTTGTAGCAGACCCTAAATCGTCGATATCCATATGATATTTCCAGGAAATAGATGTCATGGATTGGATGCAGAGGGGATTTTTTGTCATTCCATTCAAACAAACCCAGGTTTTTATATGGAACATGCTTTGCCTACCTCGAGTAGGTACCTACCGGGGTCGCTCTCTCTAAAAGTGGGAGAAAGGACTTATTGTGAAtaaaatccagcccgtccatcagAGATGTATCACTCCTTGTTTAGCTTTAACCCAGAAATCGGGCTGATTAAAcactcgggtggaccacaccatacaatTACACCTAAAAACCTATAAATTTACATCTTATGACTCTCCGTAGTTTTGGAATACTGTGATTTCTCGGTAGTTCTTACATCCTCATGAGGCCTATCAgataatggattggatggcatataaacaacatgaTGGGCTCTACTCAAAACTAATGGCGAGTGCCCCATCCCATCTTTTCCCCtggggtgtggcctacctgagctctgatccctccctccctctggTGTGAGAATAGAAGAGACTTGCTGAGGAAACTGTAAGATCATGTGAAAGTTTTGAAGAGGTGGTTCTGAAGAAAATTCACCCACGTGGTTCTCAGTGCGAGCAAGGTGTGAAGGATCTCTCTCTCCAGCATGAGAATAGAAAGACTTGCTGAGAAAATTGTGAGAACATGTGAAAGTTTTTAGGGCAACAAGAATCTGTTGAAAATGAGCCACACTGGTGGTCCATGCATTCATCAACATTCCTTAAATGGTGGCCTATCATCCCAACTGCATGTGTGGCCTGCATGCAAGGTAGTGTAGACTGTAGACCATTGGCGCAGAGGACAGACCCCGCAAGTGATCTCCCTGATTAGATGATGTTAACCATCTGATCGTGCCGTTCGAGTTATGATCCTTCTCCATGACAGGTCTCACAaattggatggtgcagattgaCATACACGCATTACGGCCTACCTAGTGAACAGATCAGCCTGCTTTTTGAGAAGAATGAAAAATGATATTGGTACCAAGTGGTACCGTTGCCTGAATGTAATCAGTTCTTACCAAAGTATTATTTAACGGTAACGGTGACCttaatggccaccactgttacttACAATACGGGTCATAACGGCTGTTAAAGCTCCCACAATGGCCGCTacggtatttatttattttttctcatgctccataacatttaaaaaaaaaaaaaaacccgaaaaacttgtatctacctcataacagattattatgggactatTACGGCCATTACAGGGGGCGTAATCGGCTGTTAACAGCGGTTACTAgttattttttccataatggctgttacggttgttacgaccccgtaacatgtaacggttgcccaCCGTTAtctttatgtaacggcctttataGGACACCATGGTTCTCACCACTAAGAGATGATGGAGCTGATTGGAAGTTCAGTTGGAGGAACACAGGGCTTTCAGAGTGCCACCAGAAATGGGCAGGAAGGTTGCTAGAAAACTGCTAAACTTGTAGTGGACTGGAAAGCTTGGTCATTATAATTTCCATCCTGTTCCAAGAAAATTTCAATGACCCATTTATGGTAAGCTGAGTTCTATATTTGAGGTTGAAAGTAACATGAGCACCTAAATTCTCCCTACGGTGGCATTTTTCACTCAGCAgttttcaaaaatcatgaaatgataCTCGTGTGGATATGATAAAGCTCTTTTCTTCCAATACAACACTAACAGGCCTAATTTCACAAATTTTGGAAATTATATTAGTAGAAATTTGTAAATTGCAAACTAGTTTACTCTGCTCCTGAAATGGCCATGAGCCAACCACAGCTGAAATATTAGCATTTGGAACCTTCATTATTATGCTGTAACACTGCAATGGGAACATCAGTAGTGTACCTGTGGAATTGATGATAGCGTAGAACAAATCTTCATGATATCAATACCATTTAAAAAAAGGCTGAAAATTTAAACTCAATGAACAAGTGAAAACTGATGGAGAACTGGTAGAACGTTGGAGATGAATGGAGAGGCTCTGCGCCATGCAGTAGGGCCCATGGTTTTGCCAGAGGCTCTGCACCATGCAGTAGGGCCCATGTTTTGGTGATTCAGACCGTCATGTCACCAGCTCCCATTACAAAAAAAGGGTCTAGGTTGGGGTTGGTTCAGGTCAATTTTTAGAAGTACCAGATCAGACCTACTTAGCAATTGGTCCGATTATTTTGACCCAGACTACTTCTCTGGGTTCCGATTTTGGACCAAGGCACGCTTATTGTCAGGTCAAGTGGCCAATCTGACCCATTTGCACAGCTAATTTACAATGTCCATTTGGGACTTGATTCAATCTACAGCCTAAAATGATCCATGACCATCTGAGTTATGGCACGTGAAGGGTATGAAAGcattaaggggggggggggggggggggccaagGTCATTGAAAAGGTCCAGAAGATGCTGGCGACATGGAAGTGTAGGTATCTGTCTTTGGGGGGTAGACTAACCTTTATTGAAGCTGCCTTATCCAATATTCCCATATACTTCATGTCCCTCTTTAAATGTCCCTCCTCTATCTTGCGCCGGATAGATAACCTGCGGAGGGACTTCTTGTGGTGCAGCAAAGATAACCAAAAGAAATTCCACCTCTTGGATTGGCAGGAAGTTTGCAACCACTTCCGGGAAGGAGGTGAAGGAACCTGAAAATGATGAATCGTGCCCTACTAGGCAAATGGTCTTGCAGATTGGGAGTGGAACAAGACGCCTTATGGAACATGATCGTCAAAGGAAAATATGGATGTTCCCCGGGAGGGTGGTGGACGAAAGATTCTTCTGCTTATAGAGTCTCTTACATCTGGAGAGGTATTCTCCGTACCAAAAATCCGGTTGTTAAGAACATTGGCTTTGTCCTTGGGAACGGTTCAGCAATCCGATTCTGGGAAGACCTTTGGCTGGGGGAGACCACGTTAAAAGACAGATTCCCATCTATCTACAACCTGGCTGTGGAGAAAAACAGTCCTGTTGCCTCCTTTATTCTATTTCCAACTTGGACTAGTTTGGGACATCTCGTGCAGCAGAAATCTCCAAGACTTGGAGGTCGGCGACTACATACAACTCTTAGAATGTCTTTCAAGGGCGAGCCCGAATCAGTTCGAACCTGACAGAATCATCTGGTTGAAGGATAAATCCTCCCGCTTTTCGGTTAAATCTCTCTACGCAGTCATTACCCCTCTTCCCTCTTCACACACTCCGGCCACTCCTTTCATCTGGCGATACCCTACCCCTCCTACATTCATTTGTTTCGGCTGGTTGGCAGCCAAGAATCGGATCTTAACGATCGACAATTTGAATAAGAAAGGAATGCAGCTCGTCAATATCTGCCTATGTTGTATGGGCGACGAGGAATCTGTCGATCACCTTCCCGTCCACTGTCCCTTTATCTCCCAGATCCTCTTGGACTTCTTTATCAGTTTTAATATCAACGGTTGTATCCCAGCCACTGCTTCTTCCTCGCTCGCTTATTGGCATGGATTCAAGTTGGGAAAAATCAGAACACGGGTGTGGAGAATGTCTATCCTCGCCATCTGGTGGGTGGTCTGGAAAGAGCGGAACGACAGATGTTTCAACAACTCTCAGTCCTCGCCGCAATCTGTGGGTTCTAAGGCTAAAAAATTATTAATCGAATGGCCGGTTGCTGTCCCGGGTCTTAAAGATTTTAATTTTCTGTTTCTTGGCCTGTAGCCTTgagtctgctatctcagcagtcccCTTTTGtacttctccttttttttctaatattttctagttactttttttttttttttttaaagtacttTCTTaaaaggggggaggggggggggaggGAGTGATCCAGgtttcaatccctggtagtgttaacATTCACAGAGGGAGAGGGAGGACGAGGGAGGGAGGATCTTTTTGTTCAAATATGATGAGATATGACAGACAACCTACTCTTAAGGATATGAGCTTTAAATGGGATGTCTACACCATGCCCCAAAGATATCCTCCATATGACAATCCCAGCCCTTCAATTGGTCCCCTAAATATAGAAGGTTAAGAAATGACATACTGAAACAGTTGGCATTCACCCGAAATGAGGACAAAGATTGTATGGCTAAAAGTAATCCAATCAGCGGCATACGAACAGCAATACTGTTGGCAACCATTAAATCGACAATCTGGATCCCTGATCAAAGTGTTATGATCGTCTCACGAGTTAGATTTTTGGACATGGCATGTCCATAGCAGGACTCATcagataaatggtctggatcaccaacccATGGGTCCCTCTTGTACAGGATGGGTGATGAAGGGCACTATACATGTCCTCCATGCACTAGCAGTAGTATTAGTCTAAATTCTCTTCACCTTGCTGCAAGAATTACAATTGACAAGAGCTAGATTTTGAATGAAAATTTCATCACAATGAGTATGCAACTGTGAATGCAGAGCTGCAAttttctgcatcaacaatttCTCCATCACACGGATGGTTGAAATGAGAAGTAGTCAATCATCCCAATTCAATAGCCAAATGTGCACTAAACAGAGTTTAGGATAGTTTAATCCATCTGATAATGGGGTGATGACCAatccaaagtgggtcccacagttcggatggtttaatttgagtaaatATGAACAACATGTAAAGTTATTGacatgtgtatcaaccatcacactatgccagagtatcaaataagcaAACATGAAAGCAGGtcaaaaaacccaaaaaagaaaCCTGTGATCGAGCTGCAATAGAAGTATCTACTCAAATTCCATTCATGAGGATAGTTACAAGATCAGTTTATTCATTAGGTAATAGGGACTGTAGCTGCCAAAAGCAAAGGCATGAGCCAGACTAACAAAAGGGGCAGATACTGAAGCAGTAGTTTATTTATGCTTAATGATGCAAACATACCTTGGCAATGTTTTCTagtgcagaaaaaaaaaaaccaatgactGCAACAAGCAGATCATGCAGCTTTAGTATGCTGGTAATCTTACTGAGTTGATGGCACCACACATCATAGAGGCCGGTCATCCAACTGAACCTATGAACTTGCACCGTAAACATGGATCCTCTGTTCAATCTGGATACCACAACACGGGCAGCTAGTTTTGGCCGCTTTCTTGTGCTCCTCATTGCAACCAGAACATAGAACCTGATGGGCACATGGGAGGAAAACAATTGAAACTTCATCTTTCTTGCAGAGTAGGCATTCCCTACCATGGTTCACTTCTTTCTGCGAGGATTCCTGAAGTTTATTCGAATCATGAAACATCTTGGAATTCATTACTCTCGGAGCTTCTGAATCCCCTTTGCCCGAAGTATTTGATGGGAAATCTACTTGAGACGAATCGGCCGAAGCTTTGAGACGGGAAAGTTCCTGTTCCAGCCTTTGGATGTCGTCCTTGTGGCGCTGGAAGTCTCTCTCTATCTCGCGATGTAAGGTTTCCTGCCTTCTTTTAACAGTGGCTTCAGCTGCTTCCTTGGCTCTCCGTTCCTCCTCAACCTTGGCAATGGCTTGCACCTTAGCCTTCTGTTCCTGTCTCCactttatctgtaaaaatggagcCGCAATAAGGATTTTATGGAAGATATAAATCCAGACAAAACGTTGTTTGGTTAGTTTAGTATGTGGAGTAATTCGATACTTTGGCATAGTATGACACCGGATGCGCAGGCGCTCAAGAACTTGTGCACATGGCATACGTTAAcacaaattaaaccaactaaactGTCAAATCCACCATTGCTGAGTCATGGTCCcataatcagattggttgaacaatcctaacctctgattcatggctacttgtttgttgaaataggccaattggatttttttcatttttactagTTCAATGAATGCCCACCAATCCAATGTTCAGATAGTCAAATAAGCGTTATTCttggttcatgatgcatctaaG
Coding sequences:
- the LOC131249480 gene encoding uncharacterized protein LOC131249480, which produces MMNRALLGKWSCRLGVEQDALWNMIVKGKYGCSPGGWWTKDSSAYRVSYIWRGILRTKNPVVKNIGFVLGNGSAIRFWEDLWLGETTLKDRFPSIYNLAVEKNSPVASFILFPTWTSLGHLVQQKSPRLGAKNRILTIDNLNKKGMQLVNICLCCMGDEESVDHLPVHCPFISQILLDFFISFNINGCIPATASSSLAYWHGFKLGKIRTRVWRMSILAIWWVVWKERNDRCFNNSQSSPQSVGSKAKKLLIEWPVAVPGLKDFNFLFLGL